One part of the Bacteroidota bacterium genome encodes these proteins:
- the vsr gene encoding DNA mismatch endonuclease Vsr: protein MADVHDKLTRSFNMSQIRSKDTKPELVIRKFLHSSGLRYRLHDNKLPGKPDLVFPKFKTVLFVHGCFWHGHDNCKYFVIPKTRTDWCLKKINKNKANDLKNFAKLKKLGWKAFTIFECELKKLKQKSTLNKILTRFNKLSLDI from the coding sequence ATGGCAGATGTTCACGATAAGCTGACAAGAAGTTTTAACATGAGCCAGATTAGGAGCAAGGACACAAAACCAGAGCTAGTAATAAGAAAATTTCTACATTCAAGCGGCTTGCGATACAGATTACACGACAATAAACTGCCGGGAAAACCAGACTTGGTTTTCCCTAAATTTAAAACAGTTCTGTTCGTTCATGGCTGCTTTTGGCATGGACATGACAATTGCAAGTATTTTGTTATACCTAAAACAAGGACAGACTGGTGTTTAAAGAAAATTAATAAAAACAAGGCTAATGACCTGAAAAACTTTGCCAAATTGAAGAAATTGGGTTGGAAAGCATTTACCATCTTTGAATGTGAACTTAAGAAATTAAAACAAAAGAGTACTTTGAATAAAATATTGACACGATTTAACAAATTATCATTAGATATATAA